The Verrucomicrobiia bacterium genome contains a region encoding:
- a CDS encoding MMPL family transporter, giving the protein MNPAAPRRSDLPHPSLKHPGRWLWLFLLVPIALGLARLRFDIEVFDLLPSNLAVVQGLKLYQEYFANARELIVTVKAPTADQAQSAARSIADGLRPHTNLIESVTWEPPWLEHPEQAAELLAYLWFNQPPARFNELTNRLAPDKLAETLADARSELATSLSPDTIARLSYDPFGLTRLPESAAGAAPSFGQGEEMFSSKDGTFRIIFVQARPELRTYSQCEQWLESVRELANQAARQPGPGVVTLGYTGRPAFVAETASGMQHDITVSVGGTAAIIAVLFWLAHRRVKPMLWLLALLALILGSTLALGGLIFGKINVISMGFAAILLGLAVDYAVVHYQEALAHPNLTIPQIRHAIAPSIFWAATTTITAFLVLNFGGLPGLGQLGTLVGLGVALAATIMIFEFLPPLFPGRNEPRNEPVVRTAGPQPSEGEHTGMDTEGDDTLGSYRLSRSRVWLILTITGAVVTCTLIVLAFGLPAIDSTANSLRPRGSAAYAAVAEIQAQLNQKREALWLIIGGPSVEAVAQRLDQTQTVLANAVSNHLIADFKLPAPLWPQPQFQAANRSIALKLAGERELLRTVAETNGFAPSSLGLTERMLDVWNRAGRSAGVFWPTNPMSQWIFEKFAARAPTNFFVLGLVTPISNAGPTGPQARMEALESELPHKDVWLSGWELLGSAIFGRVKANMWKVLAPMIVLVLLSLLLAFRRALEIAFSLAVLLVCGLCLLTVMRLVGWSWNLLNLMAIPLVLGTGVDYSIFMQLALRRHQGDLVLAYRAVGRALLLCGGTAIAGFGSLAWSSNAGMASLGQVCAIGIASNMLIAIFLLPTWWRIAKTGR; this is encoded by the coding sequence ATGAACCCCGCCGCCCCGCGCCGCTCTGATTTGCCCCACCCCAGCCTGAAACACCCGGGCCGTTGGCTCTGGCTGTTTCTCCTGGTCCCCATCGCTCTCGGTTTGGCGCGGCTCCGCTTTGACATCGAGGTATTCGATTTGCTTCCGAGCAACCTGGCGGTTGTGCAGGGGTTGAAATTGTACCAGGAATATTTTGCGAACGCGCGCGAGCTCATTGTCACGGTGAAAGCGCCCACTGCAGACCAGGCTCAAAGCGCAGCCCGTTCGATCGCCGATGGCTTGCGGCCTCACACTAATTTGATTGAATCGGTCACCTGGGAGCCGCCCTGGCTGGAGCACCCGGAGCAAGCGGCCGAGTTGCTCGCATATCTCTGGTTCAACCAACCTCCAGCCAGATTCAATGAGCTGACAAACCGGCTGGCTCCGGACAAATTGGCCGAAACCCTGGCCGATGCCCGTTCCGAGTTGGCCACCTCCCTCTCGCCGGACACCATTGCGCGGTTGAGCTACGACCCCTTTGGCCTGACCCGGCTGCCCGAAAGCGCCGCGGGCGCGGCCCCCTCGTTCGGCCAGGGCGAAGAGATGTTCAGTTCCAAGGACGGGACATTTCGGATCATTTTCGTGCAGGCCCGTCCTGAGTTGCGAACATACAGCCAGTGCGAGCAATGGCTGGAGTCGGTGCGCGAGTTGGCCAACCAAGCCGCGCGCCAGCCTGGTCCAGGGGTTGTGACTCTGGGCTACACTGGCCGGCCAGCATTTGTGGCGGAAACAGCCAGCGGGATGCAGCACGATATTACGGTATCGGTTGGCGGAACGGCAGCCATTATCGCGGTGCTCTTTTGGCTGGCCCATAGAAGGGTCAAACCGATGCTATGGTTGCTGGCGTTATTGGCGCTGATTCTAGGCAGCACCTTGGCGCTGGGCGGCTTGATCTTCGGCAAGATTAACGTCATCAGCATGGGATTCGCCGCTATCCTGCTGGGGCTGGCTGTCGATTACGCGGTCGTGCATTACCAGGAAGCCCTCGCTCACCCGAACCTTACCATTCCCCAAATTCGCCACGCCATTGCTCCCAGCATTTTCTGGGCGGCCACCACCACCATAACTGCCTTCCTGGTTCTGAACTTCGGCGGGTTGCCTGGGTTGGGCCAGTTAGGCACCCTGGTCGGACTGGGCGTGGCGCTGGCAGCCACCATTATGATTTTTGAATTCCTCCCACCCCTTTTTCCTGGCCGCAACGAGCCCAGGAACGAGCCGGTGGTCCGAACAGCCGGACCTCAGCCGTCCGAAGGCGAGCACACCGGAATGGATACTGAGGGGGATGATACCCTGGGCAGCTATCGGCTGAGCCGGAGTCGAGTTTGGCTGATCCTGACGATTACCGGGGCGGTCGTCACCTGCACGCTCATCGTCCTGGCGTTCGGGCTCCCCGCAATTGACTCAACCGCCAATTCGTTGCGCCCGCGCGGGAGCGCCGCCTACGCAGCAGTGGCCGAAATCCAGGCCCAGCTCAATCAAAAGCGAGAGGCGCTTTGGTTGATTATCGGTGGGCCAAGCGTCGAAGCCGTCGCGCAAAGGTTGGATCAAACCCAAACCGTGCTGGCCAACGCCGTGTCGAACCATTTAATCGCCGATTTCAAGCTCCCGGCTCCGCTCTGGCCACAACCCCAATTCCAGGCCGCGAATCGGTCAATCGCACTGAAGTTGGCGGGCGAACGTGAACTGCTGCGCACCGTGGCGGAAACGAACGGGTTTGCGCCCAGTTCGCTCGGTTTAACGGAAAGAATGCTCGACGTTTGGAATCGAGCGGGACGAAGTGCCGGCGTATTTTGGCCCACCAATCCAATGAGCCAATGGATTTTCGAAAAGTTCGCCGCTCGCGCTCCCACGAATTTCTTTGTGCTCGGGTTGGTTACTCCCATTTCCAATGCAGGTCCAACCGGGCCGCAGGCGCGAATGGAGGCGTTGGAATCCGAGTTGCCACACAAGGATGTGTGGCTTTCAGGATGGGAACTGCTGGGCAGCGCCATTTTTGGCCGGGTGAAGGCCAACATGTGGAAAGTGCTGGCCCCGATGATTGTCCTGGTGTTGCTCTCACTGCTTCTAGCTTTCCGCCGGGCTTTGGAAATCGCGTTCAGTCTGGCGGTATTGCTGGTGTGCGGGTTATGTTTGCTGACGGTGATGCGATTGGTGGGTTGGTCGTGGAACCTGCTCAATCTGATGGCCATTCCGCTGGTGTTGGGGACCGGGGTGGATTACAGCATTTTCATGCAACTGGCGTTGCGACGTCATCAGGGCGATCTTGTCCTGGCCTATCGTGCCGTGGGCCGGGCTCTTTTGCTGTGCGGCGGCACGGCTATCGCCGGCTTTGGCTCGCTGGCCTGGTCCAGCAACGCCGGGATGGCCAGTCTGGGCCAGGTCTGCGCCATTGGCATCGCCAGTAATATGCTGATTGCAATCTTTTTGCTCCCAACCTGGTGGCGCATCGCCAAAACTGGCAGATGA
- a CDS encoding lysophospholipid acyltransferase family protein translates to MKPALTTAQPEAVSIKTRSATPLVSTPSSLYRPEIWRLGLRLARVLPRNACAGLGRFCAGLYWMLARRRREVVLQNLLPVLEGNRAAAQRTAQRLFQQFALKVTDLWRYESGLSIDDLFGETTGWEHFVQAKSHHGGVLVVTVHLGNWEFGGPLLTRRGVALQVLTLAEPGRGFTKLRQDSRARWNIETLVIGDNPLAFVDIIRRLENGATVALLMDRPPTPSAIEVSLFGQPFAASVAAAELARASGCALLPVYLPRTGSQYQAHILPEIPYTRQALRDRQARQQLTQEIMRAFEPLIQKHADQWYHFVPVWPKNAF, encoded by the coding sequence ATGAAGCCAGCCTTAACAACAGCCCAGCCCGAAGCCGTCTCGATCAAAACTCGTTCGGCTACTCCGCTCGTCTCGACCCCCTCCTCGCTTTATCGTCCGGAAATCTGGCGGCTCGGTTTGCGACTCGCTCGGGTTTTGCCCCGCAATGCCTGCGCCGGGCTGGGCCGATTCTGTGCCGGCCTTTACTGGATGCTGGCCAGGCGCCGGCGCGAAGTAGTTCTTCAAAACCTTCTGCCTGTGCTGGAAGGAAACCGGGCTGCCGCGCAGCGAACGGCTCAGAGACTGTTTCAACAATTCGCCCTGAAGGTGACCGATTTGTGGCGCTATGAATCGGGCCTTTCAATCGACGACCTCTTCGGCGAGACCACCGGTTGGGAGCACTTCGTCCAGGCCAAGAGCCATCATGGCGGTGTGCTGGTCGTGACGGTGCATCTGGGCAATTGGGAATTCGGCGGGCCGCTCCTGACGCGCCGCGGCGTGGCCCTCCAAGTCCTGACACTCGCCGAGCCCGGACGCGGTTTTACCAAACTGCGGCAGGACTCACGCGCCCGCTGGAACATCGAGACGCTGGTGATTGGCGATAATCCTCTGGCGTTTGTGGACATCATACGACGCCTGGAAAATGGCGCCACGGTGGCCTTGCTGATGGACCGGCCACCCACCCCAAGCGCCATTGAGGTGAGCCTTTTCGGACAACCCTTTGCGGCGTCAGTTGCCGCCGCCGAACTGGCCCGCGCCTCCGGCTGCGCGTTGCTGCCCGTTTATCTGCCTCGCACGGGCAGCCAGTACCAGGCGCATATCCTGCCGGAAATTCCTTACACGCGCCAGGCACTCCGAGACCGCCAGGCGCGCCAGCAACTCACCCAGGAAATTATGCGCGCCTTTGAACCCCTCATCCAAAAGCATGCCGACCAGTGGTACCATTTCGTGCCCGTTTGGCCCAAAAACGCTTTTTGA
- a CDS encoding outer membrane lipoprotein carrier protein LolA encodes MNALLSSWLAAQTNIQSWSADFVQTRALKSLTQPLTATGHVWFEAPNRFRWELGHPAQTVAVRAPQELLIIYPRLKRVEKFPLTGQQTGPWRDALSLLEAGFPRSQAQLESQYNILGQRVQGRTFELTLQPKSAAARRMMPQIKIDFDTQDFSLKGTELQFADGSTMRNDFKNPVLNPKLDPQLFSPEIPSDYKVVEPLKNR; translated from the coding sequence TTGAATGCCTTGCTCTCTTCCTGGCTGGCGGCGCAAACGAATATCCAATCCTGGTCGGCTGATTTTGTTCAAACCCGCGCATTAAAATCGCTGACGCAACCGCTCACGGCCACCGGCCATGTCTGGTTTGAGGCCCCCAACCGGTTCCGCTGGGAGTTGGGGCATCCGGCCCAGACCGTCGCGGTGCGCGCGCCGCAGGAACTCTTGATCATTTACCCTCGGCTCAAACGGGTTGAAAAATTTCCCCTCACCGGCCAGCAGACCGGACCCTGGCGCGATGCCCTCTCGCTGCTCGAAGCCGGGTTTCCCCGGAGCCAGGCTCAACTGGAATCCCAATATAATATTCTGGGCCAACGCGTGCAGGGCCGCACTTTCGAGCTAACCCTGCAGCCCAAATCAGCCGCCGCCCGGCGCATGATGCCCCAAATCAAAATCGATTTTGATACTCAGGACTTTTCCTTGAAAGGCACCGAACTGCAATTTGCCGACGGCTCAACCATGCGCAATGACTTTAAAAACCCCGTTTTGAATCCCAAGTTGGACCCGCAACTGTTTTCCCCTGAAATCCCCTCTGATTATAAAGTGGTCGAGCCCCTCAAAAACCGGTAA
- a CDS encoding 3-hydroxyacyl-ACP dehydratase FabZ family protein translates to MRDPLQDALTFLPHGAEFRFLDRLVSLEPGRSGAGEYRVRGDEPFLRGHFPGHPLFPGVLLIEAAAQLAGVVAQSDPSIEPLPDLKLTALRGMKIVGTAGPGEVIRLEAAVSGRLGNLIQANATAWVNGRMVLQGALTLSGAPANNPQVPD, encoded by the coding sequence GTGCGTGATCCTCTGCAAGATGCCTTGACCTTCCTGCCGCATGGGGCGGAATTCCGCTTTCTCGATCGGCTCGTGAGCCTCGAACCGGGACGAAGCGGGGCCGGTGAATACCGAGTGCGTGGTGACGAGCCATTTTTGCGCGGCCATTTCCCCGGCCACCCGCTCTTTCCCGGGGTGTTGCTCATCGAGGCCGCCGCGCAACTGGCCGGAGTGGTCGCACAATCCGATCCGAGCATCGAGCCCTTGCCGGACCTCAAGCTCACGGCCTTGCGTGGTATGAAGATCGTTGGAACAGCCGGCCCCGGCGAAGTCATTCGTCTGGAAGCCGCAGTCAGTGGCCGGCTCGGCAACCTCATCCAGGCCAATGCAACCGCGTGGGTCAATGGGCGGATGGTTTTGCAAGGGGCGTTAACTCTCAGCGGTGCGCCAGCAAACAACCCGCAGGTGCCGGACTAA
- a CDS encoding VWA domain-containing protein: protein MRFAHPQVLWLLLVFPPALLLFFWWSWRQRQRLMTQFIQSRLLPGLLMGISAARQKIRLACIVLAVACVIVALARPQWGFTWQEVTQRGVDIVVAIDTSKSMLAQDIAPNRLERAKLAALDLMQQAKSDRLGLVAFAGNAFLECPLTIDDSAFRQSVEALDVGAIPQGGTAIAEAIDTASAAFKEGDNHKVLVLMTDGEDHDSGALEAAQKAAQAGLRIYTIGIGTAEGELLRVADAQGHTDYVRDEQGNVVKSHLNERLLQEIAGASQGGFYLPLRGAKTIDALYEQGLSKLPKGENQERLVKQYNERYQWPLGVAVLLLVVEVLLPERKREAQTAGGAAVAARPLTAGALALILFLVLPRAALGSPASALREYKSENYDQALKQYEQLLQRHPDDPRLHFNAGAAAYKNHRFDQAVKQFDAAAASPDLKLQELAFYNRGNSLFRLGEQNPDPSKRTEAWEKSLDDYKLSLGLNPQDTDAKFNQEYVKKKLEELKKQQQQQNNSKQNKSDKQDKNQQQQQNQQQQQDQKQQQDQKQQQDQKQQQDQKQQQDQKQQQDQKQQQDQKQNQQQQQQSKQDQSQQQQNSQQKQQEKQAQHQGARPKDQKQQQPQPGQEKNQDEKDKDAAAYAAGQMTPEQAQQLLDSQKGEEKLLPAKPEGKPLDPNRPIKDW from the coding sequence ATGCGCTTTGCTCATCCACAAGTTCTTTGGCTGCTGCTGGTCTTTCCTCCGGCGCTGCTCCTGTTTTTTTGGTGGTCCTGGCGCCAGCGCCAGCGGCTGATGACTCAATTTATCCAATCCCGTCTGTTGCCGGGCCTGTTAATGGGCATCTCTGCTGCGCGGCAAAAGATTCGGCTGGCCTGCATTGTCCTGGCAGTGGCTTGTGTGATTGTCGCCCTGGCACGGCCACAATGGGGGTTCACATGGCAGGAAGTCACCCAACGGGGAGTCGATATCGTGGTCGCCATTGATACCTCCAAAAGCATGCTGGCCCAGGACATCGCCCCCAACCGGCTCGAACGCGCGAAACTCGCCGCGCTCGATCTGATGCAACAGGCAAAATCCGATCGGCTCGGCCTGGTGGCCTTTGCCGGAAATGCGTTCCTCGAATGCCCGCTGACGATCGACGACTCAGCCTTTCGCCAGAGTGTCGAGGCGCTCGATGTCGGCGCTATCCCTCAAGGCGGCACCGCCATTGCCGAGGCCATCGACACGGCATCAGCCGCGTTCAAAGAAGGGGATAATCACAAGGTGCTGGTCCTGATGACCGACGGCGAGGACCACGATTCGGGCGCGCTTGAAGCGGCCCAAAAAGCGGCCCAGGCCGGCTTGCGAATTTATACAATCGGCATCGGCACCGCTGAAGGAGAATTGCTCCGCGTTGCCGACGCCCAGGGCCACACCGATTACGTTCGCGACGAACAGGGCAACGTCGTTAAATCGCACCTCAACGAGCGCCTGTTACAGGAAATCGCCGGCGCTTCCCAAGGAGGTTTTTATTTGCCGCTGCGCGGCGCAAAGACCATTGACGCCCTTTACGAGCAGGGGCTATCAAAACTGCCTAAAGGCGAAAATCAGGAGCGGCTTGTGAAACAATACAATGAACGTTACCAATGGCCCTTAGGAGTGGCGGTTCTTCTGTTGGTGGTGGAAGTGCTGCTTCCAGAGCGCAAGCGGGAGGCGCAAACCGCCGGTGGGGCGGCGGTCGCAGCCAGGCCGCTGACTGCCGGGGCGCTGGCTCTTATCCTGTTTCTTGTCTTGCCTCGAGCGGCCCTTGGCTCGCCCGCCAGCGCGTTGCGTGAATATAAATCCGAGAATTATGACCAGGCCCTCAAACAGTACGAGCAGTTGCTCCAACGCCATCCGGATGACCCGCGCCTGCATTTTAATGCCGGCGCCGCCGCTTACAAAAACCACCGGTTCGATCAAGCCGTCAAACAGTTCGACGCGGCAGCGGCATCACCCGATTTAAAGCTCCAGGAATTGGCCTTTTACAATCGCGGCAACTCCCTGTTCCGCCTCGGCGAGCAGAACCCAGACCCCAGCAAGAGGACCGAGGCATGGGAAAAATCGCTCGACGACTACAAACTAAGCCTCGGCCTTAATCCGCAGGACACCGACGCAAAGTTCAATCAGGAGTATGTGAAGAAAAAGCTCGAGGAACTCAAGAAACAGCAACAACAGCAGAACAATTCCAAGCAGAATAAATCGGATAAGCAGGACAAGAATCAGCAGCAGCAACAGAACCAGCAACAGCAGCAGGATCAGAAACAGCAGCAGGATCAGAAACAGCAGCAGGATCAGAAACAGCAGCAGGATCAGAAACAGCAACAGGATCAGAAACAGCAACAGGATCAGAAACAGCAACAGGATCAGAAACAAAACCAACAACAGCAGCAGCAATCAAAGCAGGATCAGTCGCAGCAACAACAGAATTCTCAGCAGAAACAGCAGGAAAAGCAGGCCCAGCACCAGGGAGCCCGGCCCAAGGACCAGAAACAGCAGCAGCCCCAGCCAGGCCAGGAGAAGAATCAGGACGAGAAGGATAAGGACGCCGCCGCCTATGCGGCCGGTCAAATGACTCCCGAACAGGCCCAGCAACTATTGGACTCACAAAAGGGTGAAGAAAAATTGCTCCCCGCCAAGCCCGAGGGCAAACCACTCGATCCAAACCGCCCGATCAAGGACTGGTAG
- a CDS encoding VWA domain-containing protein — MTFGHPYFLALLLLLPLLAWLKGRRGDPPAFVYSSVQLVRGIVNITRTRAGGFLSALRWVALALFVVAMAQPRLTKSETKVTASGVDIVVALDMSGSMISEDFEVRGQRVNRFDMARAVLKQFIDKRPNDRIGLVVFAAQAFIATPLTLDHDFLQENIDRLKIGDIDENRTAIGSALSTALNRLREVKSKSKIVILMTDGQNNAGKIAPLTAAEAAEALGVKVYTIGVGMRGMAPMPVYFGGQRVGTRTEPVDIDEDTLQKIAQRTNGRYYRADNAEKFLAIYSEIDKLEKTEKEVKKFSQHRELFAWVITPGLGLVLLEMLLRHTLWRRLP; from the coding sequence ATGACATTTGGCCATCCTTATTTTCTAGCGCTGCTGTTGCTGCTGCCTTTGCTGGCCTGGCTGAAGGGCAGGCGGGGCGATCCGCCCGCTTTTGTCTATTCCTCGGTTCAGTTGGTCCGAGGCATTGTCAACATCACCCGCACACGCGCCGGTGGTTTCCTGTCTGCCTTGCGCTGGGTGGCCCTGGCCCTGTTCGTGGTCGCCATGGCCCAGCCGCGCCTCACCAAGAGCGAGACGAAAGTGACAGCCAGCGGCGTCGATATCGTCGTTGCCCTGGACATGTCGGGCAGCATGATCTCCGAGGATTTCGAAGTGCGCGGCCAACGAGTTAACCGGTTCGATATGGCCCGGGCGGTGTTGAAGCAGTTTATCGACAAACGCCCCAACGACCGCATCGGCCTTGTGGTCTTTGCGGCCCAGGCCTTCATTGCCACACCCCTGACACTCGACCATGATTTCCTTCAGGAAAATATCGACCGCCTGAAGATCGGCGACATCGACGAGAACCGGACCGCAATCGGGTCCGCCCTCAGCACCGCCCTGAACCGCCTGCGCGAGGTCAAATCCAAGAGCAAGATCGTCATCCTCATGACCGACGGCCAGAACAATGCCGGCAAAATTGCGCCGCTGACCGCCGCGGAGGCGGCCGAGGCGCTGGGGGTCAAGGTCTATACCATCGGCGTGGGAATGCGCGGGATGGCCCCAATGCCCGTTTACTTCGGCGGCCAGCGGGTCGGCACGCGCACGGAGCCGGTCGATATCGATGAGGATACGCTGCAAAAAATCGCCCAGCGCACCAACGGGCGGTACTATCGAGCCGACAACGCCGAGAAGTTTCTAGCCATCTACAGCGAGATCGATAAGCTGGAAAAAACGGAAAAAGAGGTAAAAAAGTTTTCCCAACATCGGGAGCTGTTTGCCTGGGTGATAACCCCGGGATTAGGCCTGGTCTTGCTCGAGATGCTGCTGCGCCACACCCTCTGGAGGAGGCTGCCATGA
- a CDS encoding DUF58 domain-containing protein, producing the protein MIPREILKKIRQIELRTNRLVTETLAGQYHSVFKGQGMNFEEVREYQPGDEVRSIDWNVTARMNHPFVKKFVEERELTLMLMVDVSGSGLFGSRAQSKRELAAEIASVLAFSAIRNNDKVGLILFSDEVEKFIPPRKGRRHVLRVIREVLFFQPRRQGTNLNGALEFLLRVTPHKAIVVVVSDFIGSPASADSRSGKLRPQIMLLESLAQASYPMLRHANRRHDLVAVQIADPYELELPQLGRLVLQDAETGEIVEVNTGDPRKRAAFAQRQTRAQADLGRLFRSAGIDAIQLRTDQPYAAELGRFFEKREKRRLRG; encoded by the coding sequence GTGATCCCGCGTGAGATTCTTAAAAAAATAAGGCAGATCGAGCTCCGAACCAACCGGCTCGTTACCGAGACCCTGGCCGGGCAGTACCACAGCGTATTCAAGGGCCAGGGGATGAATTTCGAGGAGGTCCGCGAATACCAGCCCGGCGACGAGGTCCGCTCGATTGACTGGAACGTCACCGCGCGGATGAACCATCCGTTCGTGAAGAAATTCGTCGAGGAGCGCGAGCTGACCCTGATGCTGATGGTGGACGTGAGCGGCTCGGGTTTGTTCGGCTCGCGCGCCCAATCCAAGCGCGAGCTGGCGGCGGAGATCGCTTCGGTGCTGGCCTTTTCTGCCATTCGCAACAACGACAAGGTCGGCCTGATCCTCTTCAGCGACGAAGTCGAGAAGTTCATTCCGCCGCGAAAGGGCCGCCGGCATGTCTTGCGGGTCATTCGCGAAGTGCTTTTCTTCCAACCCCGCCGGCAGGGAACAAACCTCAATGGAGCGCTTGAGTTCCTTTTGCGGGTCACGCCGCACAAGGCAATTGTGGTGGTAGTCTCGGATTTCATCGGGTCACCGGCCAGCGCTGACAGCCGAAGCGGCAAGTTGCGCCCGCAAATCATGCTGCTGGAATCATTGGCCCAGGCCTCCTACCCGATGCTGCGCCATGCCAATCGCCGGCACGACCTGGTGGCCGTTCAGATCGCCGACCCGTATGAATTGGAACTGCCACAACTGGGGCGATTAGTCCTTCAGGACGCCGAGACGGGCGAGATCGTCGAGGTGAACACCGGTGACCCGCGCAAACGGGCGGCCTTTGCCCAGCGGCAAACCCGCGCCCAGGCCGACCTGGGGCGCCTGTTCCGTTCAGCCGGGATCGATGCGATCCAGTTGCGCACCGATCAACCCTATGCCGCCGAGTTGGGCCGGTTTTTTGAAAAACGCGAGAAACGCCGCCTGCGAGGGTAA
- a CDS encoding MoxR family ATPase encodes MNTGISAINDAVQEAGAFVRPLFGELSKVIVGQTYLVERLVIGLLANGHVLLEGVPGLAKTLSVKSLANCLRVKFSRLQFTPDMLPADVIGTQIYNPQSGAFTTRKGPIFANLVLADEINRAPAKVQSALLEAMQEKQVTIGEQTFRLEEPFLVLATQNPIEQEGTYPLPEAQVDRFMLKLKIGYPSRAEERQILDLMARTSGAPQAQPVVDPQQILHAREVINDIYVDDKVKDYIVDLVCATREPEAHKIDVKDFIQLGASPRATISLTLAAKAFAFLRGRGYVTPQDVKSIGMDVLRHRVAITYEAEAEEKTSETVIQKIFDELPVP; translated from the coding sequence ATGAATACTGGAATCAGTGCCATTAACGATGCAGTGCAGGAGGCCGGCGCGTTTGTCAGGCCGCTCTTCGGGGAGTTGAGCAAAGTTATTGTGGGACAAACCTATCTGGTCGAGCGGCTGGTCATCGGGCTGTTGGCCAATGGGCATGTCCTGCTCGAAGGCGTTCCCGGCCTGGCCAAGACCCTCTCGGTCAAATCGCTGGCCAATTGCCTGCGCGTCAAATTCTCCCGCCTGCAGTTCACGCCGGACATGCTCCCCGCCGATGTCATCGGCACGCAAATCTATAATCCCCAATCGGGCGCGTTCACCACCCGCAAAGGCCCCATCTTTGCCAACCTCGTGCTGGCCGACGAAATCAACCGCGCGCCGGCCAAGGTACAAAGCGCCTTGCTCGAAGCCATGCAGGAAAAGCAGGTGACGATCGGCGAACAGACCTTCCGGCTCGAAGAGCCTTTCCTGGTGCTGGCAACCCAGAACCCGATCGAGCAGGAGGGCACCTATCCGCTCCCTGAAGCCCAGGTCGATCGCTTCATGCTCAAGCTCAAAATCGGCTACCCCTCCCGCGCCGAGGAGCGGCAAATTCTCGACCTGATGGCGCGCACCTCGGGCGCCCCCCAAGCCCAGCCCGTGGTCGATCCGCAGCAAATCCTTCATGCCCGCGAGGTCATCAACGACATTTACGTGGATGATAAGGTGAAGGATTACATTGTGGACCTGGTCTGCGCCACCCGTGAACCCGAGGCGCACAAAATCGACGTGAAGGACTTCATCCAGCTTGGGGCCTCGCCCCGCGCCACCATCTCACTGACCCTGGCCGCCAAGGCCTTTGCCTTCCTGCGCGGTCGCGGTTACGTCACGCCTCAGGATGTCAAGAGCATCGGCATGGATGTGCTGCGCCATCGCGTCGCCATTACCTACGAGGCCGAGGCGGAGGAAAAGACCAGCGAGACAGTGATTCAAAAGATTTTTGACGAGTTGCCCGTGCCGTGA
- a CDS encoding bifunctional riboflavin kinase/FAD synthetase, with the protein MRILHAANELGQGPRKVCLAIGFFDGVHLGHQQILRQTLTDARQHNGLAVVITFDQHPNTVVAPHRVPPLIYSLPKKLRVIESLGTDALLLIHFDKVFSRLSAEEFIRTLTREFAPTRCICVGANFLFGHRRTGNVDLLRALGKELGFTVHGLASVSLDGKAVSSTRIRERILAGDLDAVSQMLGRSYALCGKVVHGEGLGRQLGFPTANIDCARLALPPGGVYAVQVQVEGRIYPGVLNIGTRPTIQQPVPQLRVEAHLLDFSGDLYDQEVEIAFVEKLRDEQKFASTLELRAQIARDILEAKAKL; encoded by the coding sequence ATGCGCATCCTCCATGCGGCTAATGAACTGGGACAGGGCCCGCGCAAAGTTTGCCTGGCTATCGGCTTTTTTGACGGCGTGCACCTGGGACATCAGCAGATTCTTCGGCAGACCCTTACCGACGCGCGCCAGCATAATGGGCTGGCGGTGGTCATCACCTTCGATCAGCACCCAAACACGGTCGTTGCTCCCCACCGTGTGCCGCCGCTTATCTATTCCCTCCCCAAAAAATTGCGGGTCATTGAGTCCCTGGGAACGGATGCCTTGCTTCTCATACATTTCGATAAAGTCTTCAGCCGGTTAAGCGCCGAGGAATTCATCCGCACTCTCACACGCGAGTTCGCGCCGACCCGCTGTATATGCGTCGGCGCCAATTTCCTCTTTGGCCACCGGCGGACTGGCAACGTGGACTTGCTGCGCGCGCTGGGAAAGGAGCTGGGTTTTACCGTGCATGGGCTGGCCTCGGTATCATTGGATGGCAAGGCCGTGAGCAGCACCCGGATTCGCGAAAGGATCCTTGCCGGCGACCTGGACGCCGTCAGCCAAATGCTTGGCCGCAGTTATGCCTTGTGCGGAAAAGTGGTGCATGGAGAGGGGCTGGGGAGACAGCTTGGGTTTCCTACGGCCAATATCGATTGCGCCCGCCTGGCCCTGCCGCCCGGGGGCGTTTATGCCGTCCAGGTCCAGGTTGAAGGCAGAATCTATCCCGGAGTGCTCAATATTGGCACCCGGCCTACGATACAGCAGCCGGTCCCGCAACTCCGCGTGGAAGCGCATCTGTTGGATTTCTCAGGGGACTTGTATGACCAGGAGGTCGAGATCGCCTTCGTCGAAAAGCTCAGAGACGAACAAAAATTTGCCTCGACCCTCGAACTGCGCGCTCAGATTGCCCGGGATATTCTTGAGGCAAAGGCAAAGCTGTGA